From a single Ascaphus truei isolate aAscTru1 chromosome 2, aAscTru1.hap1, whole genome shotgun sequence genomic region:
- the LOC142488449 gene encoding uncharacterized protein LOC142488449 has protein sequence MIQTSVTPFSCTVCGKQLSTKWTLRNHQRVHTGEKPYTCTECSKSFSQKADLLNHERIHTGEKPFTCTECGKSFSIKKDLLIHEWIHTGENPFTCVECGKQLNTKTHFLRHQMTHTGEKPFTCTECGKQFSTKKSLLSHQMTHTGEKPFPCTECGKQFRVKKTLLRHEMTHTGKKPFTCTECSKSFSTKAGLLIHERIHTGEKPFTCTECGKQFTIKSHLLRHQRIHTGEKPFTCAECGKQFNTKTHFLRHQMTHTGEKPFTCTVCSKSFSLKAGLLIHERIHTGEKPFTCTECGKQFSIKKSLLSHQMTHTGEKPFTCAECSKSFSTKAGLLNHERIHTGEKPFTCTECGKQFSIKKNLLSHQMTHTGEKPLTCTECRKQFIFKSHLLIHQMTHTGEKPFTCTECGKQFSTKRTLLRHTMTHTGEKPFPCTECSKSFSTKTELLNHERIHTGEKPFTCTECGKQFTIKSRLLRHQMIHTGEKPFTCAVCSKSFSQKTDLLKHERIHTPDDSYRRKNNHMYRVWETIQY, from the coding sequence atgattcagacaTCAGTGACTCCTTTTtcttgtacagtgtgtgggaaacagttaAGTACTAAGTGGACCCTCCGCAATCATCAGAGggttcatacaggagagaaaccatacacatgtacagagtgtagtaaaagcttttctcagaagGCAGATCTCCTCAACCACGaacggattcatacaggggaaaaaccattcacatgtacagagtgtggtaaAAGCTTTTCTATAAAGAAAGATCTACTCATCCATGagtggattcatacaggggaaaaCCCATTCACATGTgtagagtgtgggaaacaattaaATACTAAGACCCACTTCCTTcgtcaccagatgactcatacaggagaaaaaccattcacatgtacagaatgtgggaaacaattcagtactaagaaaagcctcctcagtcaccagatgactcatactggagagaaacccttcccatgtacagagtgtgggaaacaattccgtGTTAAGAAAACCCTCCTCAGACAcgagatgactcatacagggaagaaaccattcacatgtacagagtgtagtaaaagcttttctacaAAGGCAGGGCTCCtcatccatgagcggattcatacaggggagaaaccattcacatgtacagagtgtgggaaacaattcacaatTAAGAGCcatctcctcagacaccagaggattcatacaggagagaaaccattcacatgtgcagagtgtgggaaacaattcaataCTAAGACCCACTTCCTTcgtcaccagatgactcatacaggggagaaaccattcacatgtacagtgtgtagtaaaagcttttctttaAAGGCGGGGCTCCtcatccatgagcggattcatacaggggagaaaccattcacatgtacagagtgtgggaaacaattcagtattaagaaaagcctcctcagtcaccagatgactcatactggagagaaaccattcacatgtgcagagtgtagtaaaagcttttctacaAAGGCGGGGCTCCTCAACCATGAGCgcattcatacaggggagaaaccattcacatgtacagagtgtgggaaacaattcagtattaagaaaaacctcctcagtcaccagatgactcatacaggagagaaaccactcacatgtacagagtgtaggaAACAATTCATATTTAAGAGCCAcctcctcatacaccagatgactcatactggagagaaaccattcacatgtacagagtgtgggaaacaattcagtactaagagaACTCTCCTCAGACACacgatgactcatacaggagaaaaaccattcccatgtacagagtgtagtaaaagcttttctactAAGACGGAActcctcaaccatgagcggattcatacaggggagaaaccattcacatgtacagagtgtgggaaacaatttacAATTAAGAGCcgtctcctcagacaccagatgattcatacaggggagaaaccattcacatgtgcagtgtgtagtaaaagcttttctcagaagACAGATCTCCTCaaacatgagcggattcatacaccagatgactcatacaggagaaaaaacaatcacatgtacagagtgtgggaaacaattcagtattaa